In Ahaetulla prasina isolate Xishuangbanna chromosome 5, ASM2864084v1, whole genome shotgun sequence, the following are encoded in one genomic region:
- the TPBGL gene encoding trophoblast glycoprotein-like has product MARSPPPLLLLLLLLFLPPLLQSRGCSPCFWFATPDTVQCRFVELQEPPAELPSAVRNLTVVGANLTVLGRAAFAGGWGPRASSPRRPLLHLTLLALLRSRIEALEEAAFAGLPSLAALDLSHNPLRRVSPGAFLYCARLHRLSLNGALTDGRTAEELLGSALTNLSLARLELAGNGLRALPAGWALPASLQELDARNNSLQAPRPDGLAAPLLRLQLAGNPLTCDCPALRPLLLWLGNATWRAPDRRELRCASPPQLRDALVLRLRPRQLKCLEEGAAWGLLEPVGGPEPKELETVSYVFLGIVLALIGLVFLMVLYLNRRGIKRWLNNLREACRDQMEGYQYRYEQDSDPRRASPGGL; this is encoded by the coding sequence ATGGCCCGGAGCCCCCCtccgctgctcctcctcctcctcctcctcttcctccctccgctGCTGCAGAGCCGGGGCTGCTCGCCCTGTTTCTGGTTCGCCACGCCGGACACGGTGCAGTGCCGCTTCGTGGAGCTGCAAGAGCCGCCGGCGGAGCTGCCGTCCGCGGTGCGCAACCTGACGGTGGTCGGTGCCAACCTGACAGTGCTGGGCCGGGCGGCCTTTGCAGGCGGTTGGGGACCGCGGGCTTCTTCGCCTCGCCGACCGTTGCTCCACTTAACGTTGCTGGCGTTGCTCCGAAGCCGCATCGAAGCGCTGGAGGAGGCAGCCTTCGCCGGGCTGCCGTCCCTGGCAGCTCTGGATTTAAGCCACAACCCGCTGCGCCGCGTCTCGCCCGGAGCTTTCCTCTACTGCGCCCGTTTGCACCGGCTCAGCCTCAACGGGGCgctgacggacggacggacggccgagGAGCTGCTGGGCTCGGCTCTGACTAACCTCAGCCTTGCGCGGCTGGAGCTGGCCGGGAACGGCTTGCGTGCTCTGCCTGCGGGCTGGGCGCTGCCGGCGTCTTTGCAAGAGCTGGACGCGCGCAACAACTCGCTGCAGGCGCCGCGGCCCGACGGGCTGGCTGCGCCTCTGCTGCGCTTGCAGCTGGCGGGCAATCCCCTGACTTGCGACTGCCCCGCTCTGCGACCGTTGCTGCTCTGGCTGGGCAACGCCACGTGGCGGGCGCCGGATCGGCGGGAGCTGCGCTGCGCTTCCCCGCCGCAACTGCGGGACGCGCTGGTTCTGCGCCTTCGGCCGCGGCAGCTCAAGTGCCTGGAGGAAGGGGCGGCTTGGGGGCTGCTGGAGCCCGTCGGCGGGCCGGAGCCGAAGGAGCTGGAGACCGTCTCGTACGTTTTCCTGGGCATCGTGCTGGCATTGATCGGGCTGGTTTTCCTGATGGTGCTCTACCTAAACCGACGGGGCATTAAGCGGTGGCTGAACAACCTGCGGGAGGCGTGCCGGGATCAGATGGAGGGCTACCAGTACCGGTATGAGCAGGACAGCGACCCCCGGCGGGCCAGCCCGGGTGGTCTCTGA